From a single Brassica napus cultivar Da-Ae chromosome C9, Da-Ae, whole genome shotgun sequence genomic region:
- the LOC111202747 gene encoding uncharacterized protein LOC111202747, giving the protein MEDSSTRSQKKKTKLQRDNKKNIYPKNKKKNFPTVWFSLKKSLHCKSELSDVHDLKSTKHLTTISTKRISGVTSAGGCGGGLSGCSRSIANLKDVIHGSKRHFEKPPISGSPRSIGSNEFLNPMTHEVILSSSTCEIKITGVGDMASPAGATESGGGGNKRSTTFVGMLRPGTPMNYLNHSPSYRSQASPTTARKGSERDGRGGGRVEGLGFHTKRRVSLEINRDSATNGGRSSVSCNKCGEHFNILEPAEAHHFSKHAVTELVEGDSSRKIVEIICRTSWLKSENQCGKIDRVMKVHNMQKTIARFEEYGETAKIRASKLQKKHPRCLADGNELLRFHGTTVACGLGINGTTSVCTAEKCCVCRIIRNGFSAKREKNNNGVGVFTASTSGRAFESVLNNEGDVDRTVRKVLIVCRVVAGRVHRPVENVEEMNGLMMSGFDSLAGKVGLYTNVEELYLLNPRALLPCFVIICKP; this is encoded by the exons ATGGAGGATTCAAGCACAAGAAGccaaaagaagaagacgaagcttcaaagagacaacaaaaaaaacatttatccaaagaacaagaaaaagaacttcCCAACTGTTTGGTTCTCTCTCAAGAAATCTCTCCACTGTAAATCCGAACTATCTGATGTCCACGACCTCAAATCTACAAAACACCTCACCACAATCTCCACCAAGAGAATCTCCGGCGTCACCTCCGCCGGCGGATGTGGGGGAGGTTTATCGGGATGTTCGAGATCGATAGCGAATCTCAAAGACGTAATACATGGAAGCAAACGGCATTTCGAGAAACCGCCGATAAGTGGTAGTCCACGTTCTATTGGAAGCAACGAGTTTCTCAATCCCATGACTCACGAAGTCATCCTCAGTAGCTCCACTTGCGAGATTAAGATCACCGGCGTCGGAGACATGGCTTCACCCGCCGGAGCAACGGAATCCGGCGGAGGAGGAAATAAACGGTCCACGACTTTTGTTGGGATGCTGAGGCCGGGAACGCCGATGAATTATCTGAACCATTCGCCTTCTTACAGAAGCCAAGCGTCGCCAACGACGGCAAGAAAGGGCTCGGAGAGAgacggaagaggaggaggaagggTAGAAGGGTTAGGGTTTCACACAAAGAGGAGAGTTTCTTTGGAGATTAACAGAGACTCCGCCACTAACGGTGGCAGATCCTCGGTTTCATGCAATAAATGTGGTGAACATTTCAATATACTTGAACCTGCGGAAGCTCATCATTTCTCAAAACACGCAG TGACAGAGCTCGTTGAAGGCGATTCATCAAGAAAAATCGTGGAGATAATCTGTAGAACGAGCTGGTTAAAGTCCGAAAATCAATGTGGGAAAATCGACCGAGTCATGAAAGTGCACAACATGCAGAAAACAATTGCAAGATTCGAGGAATACGGAGAGACGGCGAAGATCAGAGCTAGCAAGCTCCAGAAAAAGCATCCCAGATGTCTCGCCGACGGCAACGAGCTGCTCAGGTTCCACGGCACCACCGTCGCTTGCGGTTTAGGGATAAACGGAACGACGAGTGTCTGCACGGCAGAAAAATGCTGCGTCTGCCGGATTATACGGAACGGATTCTCGGCTAAACGGGAGAAGAATAACAATGGGGTTGGTGTCTTCACGGCGTCCACGAGCGGGAGAGCGTTTGAGTCGGTTTTGAACAACGAGGGAGATGTTGATCGGACGGTGAGGAAAGTGTTGATTGTGTGTAGGGTTGTGGCTGGGAGAGTTCATCGACCGGTGGAGAATGTGGAGGAGATGAATGGGTTGATGATGAGTGGGTTTGATTCTTTGGCTGGGAAAGTTGGGTTGTATACAAATGTCGAGGAGCTTTATTTGCTTAATCCGAGAGCTTTGCTTCCTTGCTTTGTGATTATCTGCAAACCCTAA